One part of the Lotus japonicus ecotype B-129 chromosome 2, LjGifu_v1.2 genome encodes these proteins:
- the LOC130739467 gene encoding uncharacterized protein LOC130739467: MRGSSKTTKKMKQKEKKEDDEVEQLLRAAQDEIMLNLSVNSHIAHHRASPSTADLDLERRFQALKTKTKDQTPQTLVGVDDLAARLDALKAKSSPPPSAAAVAASKLVSDYEEESEDDEEVQIQKLIEWAKDAARLDPSPPSPPESDNDDDDDDHSN, encoded by the coding sequence ATGAGGGGAAGCAGCAAGACAACGAAGAAGATGAAGcaaaaggagaagaaagaggACGATGAAGTGGAACAATTGTTGAGAGCTGCACAAGACGAAATCATGTTGAATCTCTCCGTCAACTCCCACATCGCTCATCACCGTGCTTCTCCTTCCACCGCCGATCTCGACCTGGAACGTCGATTTCAAGCCCTCAAAACGAAGACCAAAGATCAGACGCCGCAGACTCTGGTTGGAGTCGATGATCTCGCCGCCAGGCTCGACGCTCTCAAAGCAAAATCCTCGCCTCCTCCCTCCGCCGCCGCTGTGGCTGCATCGAAGCTTGTATCTGATTACGAAGAGGAAAGCGAAGATGACGAAGAGGTTCAGATTCAGAAATTGATTGAGTGGGCTAAGGATGCGGCGCGTTTAGATCCTTCTCCGCCGTCTCCGCCTGAATCTGATAACGAcgacgatgatgatgatcatAGCAATTAG